Part of the Cottoperca gobio chromosome 16, fCotGob3.1, whole genome shotgun sequence genome, ACAGATCGCTCTGATCAATAATTATTTATGACTCGAATCTGATCCATCATATCACATCCTTTGTTTGGGCTATTGTGTTGAATGGGAGTATAATGTTACCTTTATCACACCAATGGATTtgttgtacatgtacacagagaTAAATAGTGAAGAGGCCACGAATACATATCATAGGGACAATGGGAAGCCActtaaaaatgctaaattaaTTAGTCAGTGCAATTAAGAAAGAAATGCTGACAGCATACTAAACCACTTGTGTTGCATTTGTGTAGTGTCAGAGCATTACAATTCTTTGCTTCTGTTAATAATATTATGGATGTTATTAGTGGGTATGATTTTATATGGAGATATGTAACTGCAGGAAGTGAAAGTAAGTAGCGGCGTGAACTCACCAGCCGGGTCTGATGATGCGGTATTTGCCGAGTACTGAAAGATCTACTACTGTTGATCCGAGGCGGCTGTGGTCTCCTATCGGTCCTCCATCCACCACCACTGCTAGTTTGGGCCAAAGCTCCTGGAACTCCTTCAGGGGAGAGAACCACCACAGCAGCATTAAAGACTAAAAGCACAATTTCGTAAATGACAAAAGGAACGAATGACTTTAAAACGACGTGATTTGACATCAACTTGTCATTTTTGCACTTACATGCACGGCCACAGTGCTGGTGTGTGAGCTGATGTTGGCGCTGGTAAGTGCAAGTGGTTCAGCACACATCTGGCAAAGGCGTCTCATAAAGACATGGTCTGGGATGCGTACGCCTACAAGCTGCGGAGCACATCATTAATATGTGTTCATTAATAAAACCATTTGTTTGATTTTCGGTGATATCCAGTTAAAAGGAGCGGACGTACTGAAGTGAAGGGGTTGAGATCTGTGTTCAGGACTTCAGATCTTTCGAACACCAGAGTGACGGGACCCGGCAGCAGGTCACCCAACAGAGCttctttcactttcaccttACAGTACCTGACAcggaagaaacaaaacaatgtttaagtTGAGCAGTGCTCAGGAAAAGAAAGTTCAGATACTACTGCACAGTTCCACACTGCAAGTCTGTGATGTTCTACGTTTAATCCAAGATTGTCATTTTGTCTCCTCTGTGATTCCCTCACAAATCATTTAAGACATCGTTAACTAGCAAATTAATTCATGAATACTGTCGCTCTGTGACAGCAGGTGAGTCTGTcactcaaaatgtaaaatgtgtcttGTTGGTGTGGAGACGACATCGCTCGCCTCTTCTGCGTGTGACTCATATTTGTGCAGTATGTATGATCTGCAAAGAAACCATCACACTTCTCAAGGACTGACAACAGCTACCTCTGAtattttaaatcacaaaatcaATCTGCACTCTAGCTCTGTTCATACACTTACTTATAGATATCGCAGATTTCTCCGACGCAGATGGCCAGCGGTTTATGTCCATTTCGTCCTTTGATGTCGTAGGTTTTTCCGACCGCTTCAGAGTTCTGCGCCAGACATGCCAGGCCGTAGATGGTGTCTGTGGGCACACCGACCACATGACCCTCCTTCAGAGCCTTCACCGTGCAACTCAGGATTTCAGCACCATCTGCAGTTCAAAAAGGAATGTCAGTGAGGCATCATCCACCGCAAGACACACatgataacaaaacacacatatacatatatatatatatatatatatatatatatttatatatatatatatatatatatatatatatatatatatatatatatatacacacctttttcaataaaactttattgaacagATCAGTTTTATATTAGAAATGGATTCTTGGCTAGTGAAGggctgaaataaataaatctgagaCACTGATTTTACATGTAAAAGTCTATTTACTTACAAGGGGGAGTCCTActcttttaaacatttacaggGCAGAGTTTCTAACACGACTATTga contains:
- the yrdc gene encoding threonylcarbamoyl-AMP synthase, whose product is MRLVCNIAVKLVKSRRAHGSAAARARAGEMCKELKTKVLHLLPPTSDHQEGQTDGAEILSCTVKALKEGHVVGVPTDTIYGLACLAQNSEAVGKTYDIKGRNGHKPLAICVGEICDIYKYCKVKVKEALLGDLLPGPVTLVFERSEVLNTDLNPFTSLVGVRIPDHVFMRRLCQMCAEPLALTSANISSHTSTVAVHEFQELWPKLAVVVDGGPIGDHSRLGSTVVDLSVLGKYRIIRPGCALSSTIDVLEHKYGLLEDSGKNDLV